The Aedes albopictus strain Foshan chromosome 2, AalbF5, whole genome shotgun sequence region TCATTGTAATGTTCACGGAGAGGTTCTACGCTATATGTGCGAGTCGTGCAAGAAAATCGTTTGTCAGGAATGTACCCTGTGGGATCACAAGGATCACACCTATATTCCGATAGCTAATATGGCGCATGGAGCAACAGAGAAAATGCAATCTATCATAGAGAGCGGCAAACTTGGAACCAAATACATTAAGGCAAGCATCGATCGTGCTGTGACATATTCCCAAGCAGTCGAACGAGATGCCATGGAGGCTTCGGCAAGGATCCGTAAGGCAATGCGTCACTTCATCCTTGCCGCTGAAGATCGTGAACGTACTCTGCTGGAACGTGTTGACAAATTTCGGCAGCAGAAACTTACGTCGCTCTCCGATCAAATGGCAGGATTGCGAGCAGCTTTGGCTGGACTCTCTCAAACCTCGGATATGCTTACGAAAGCTCAAGACTCAGTAGCAACTATGAACAACATGGACATTGCTAAAACATTGACAGCCGGGGAGAGCCAAATGGAGCAGTTTGCTGCCATGTACAAAAACCTACAGCCCAAAGAGGAGTTTATTACGTTTGTAGCGCCTAACTTTGAACTCTTGCAAGACATCCGTATGCAGGGTGACGTACTTCTTGTTGGCCAACGGAGCAACTCGTTTTCGAATGGCTCAAATGTGTGCATCCAACCACCAAGTGGCAACATACTGACTCGCCGTCCTATAGTTCGTAGTTCAACCCCTGGCCAGCGGCTAAGTACCTCGTCATCGTCCTCATGGGATCAAATTCCTTCTTCAAAAACTGTAGTACTGGGGAGTTCCCCTTCATCGATCGGCATCGGCCCAATCCCGGGGATGCCAGTACTAGGACAGTGCATTCCCGGGTGTACTTCGCATGTTTCGGCAAAGCCAGCTGTTGGACCTAGTACAACCTTCGGCTTCGATGGACACGAGGATGGTCAAGTATCCCGACCATGGGGAATTGCTGTCGATAAAGACGGACATGTGTTGGTGGCTGATCGACGCAACAACCGAGTTCAGGTATTCTATCCGGATGGTACTTTCAAGCTGAAATTTGGATCCAAGGGGACGGCAAACGGCCAGTTCGATCTACCGGCCGGAATCTGCACTGACGGTCAAAATCGCATTATAGTAGTCGATAAGGACAACCACCGTGTTCAGGTCTTCTCCGCTAACGGACTGTTTCTGCTGAAGTTTGGAAGTTATGGCAAAGACTGCGGACAGTTCCAGTATCCTTGGGATGTGGCAGTCAATATCAAAGGCGAGATTTTGGTGACGGATTCTCGCAATCATCGCATTCAGCTGTTCAACTCGGAGGGTCAGTTCATATCTCGCTTCAGCTTCGATGGAGCGAACCATAGCCGGTACCTGAAAGGATTGACGACCCCTCGTGGAGCTTGCTTTACACCACAAGGAGACGTGATTATATCGGATTTTGAAAACCATCGCTTGCTGCTGATTGACTCTACACTATCTAAGGTATCCcggaaacatatttttataaattcaaattctcctagaattcatttaTCTAGCACAACATTTTCGCACAAATAAGAATAAGTCAGTTATTCTACGCTACCATTTCGGTTTGGTGCTGATTCTCTTCGAAGCTTCTATGACTAATATTAAGTTAACGTGACATGAATCCTCGTTACTTTATCTGAAAATTCAGCTTCACATACCAGTATGCAGTCTGTTTgacgcattcatcaccagtccgactttCACTGCTTCGTCTTCAAGGCAGATGTTCGGCACTAGTTACATTCTTGAGACAAGTAGATTCAGAGGGGTTATAAACACCATAATACAGCAAAAGTAAATCATTTTGGTTTATGACGGCTCTAATAATCACTTGAAAGCAAAAAAAATGTAGCTTGACAGCTCTGCCACCGCTCCAAATTTTCTACCGATTATATCCGTACACACACTCAATCCTAAATTCGGTGTTTTTTGACAAAAATAGCACAGCAGAcct contains the following coding sequences:
- the LOC109423813 gene encoding protein wech isoform X2 — its product is MALLSNGASSMQITPQSGNSKQNSNKDGNVDFNSNDHIFFSNLFNALPRWDAAGKVNSGPVSVPQSGSGGAASFNNPAPLDRDSVNLTDDVLFSNVLGAIGTTSGCAPINNDILGAIGTHITPSTSPQTNSSNGSSHCVSSLGAVCGHCDIHAISRCLDCNDVMCEDCTHGHRKNSFTKDHCVIAIHTISPIGTTAGAQCIPEANQPHCNVHGEVLRYMCESCKKIVCQECTLWDHKDHTYIPIANMAHGATEKMQSIIESGKLGTKYIKASIDRAVTYSQAVERDAMEASARIRKAMRHFILAAEDRERTLLERVDKFRQQKLTSLSDQMAGLRAALAGLSQTSDMLTKAQDSVATMNNMDIAKTLTAGESQMEQFAAMYKNLQPKEEFITFVAPNFELLQDIRMQGDVLLVGQRSNSFSNGSNVCIQPPSGNILTRRPIVRSSTPGQRLSTSSSSSWDQIPSSKTVVLGSSPSSIGIGPIPGMPVLGQCIPGCTSHVSAKPAVGPSTTFGFDGHEDGQVSRPWGIAVDKDGHVLVADRRNNRVQVFYPDGTFKLKFGSKGTANGQFDLPAGICTDGQNRIIVVDKDNHRVQVFSANGLFLLKFGSYGKDCGQFQYPWDVAVNIKGEILVTDSRNHRIQLFNSEGQFISRFSFDGANHSRYLKGLTTPRGACFTPQGDVIISDFENHRLLLIDSTLSKVLAAKGHEGTAVHEFSRPSGICCDDDGRVIVADSKNQRVLIFSPQLEFLWAVEIRPSSNNLLTMGMDEKDRPSDVALLPDGRLVVMVETSPDARDQCSPQKTFIQIY
- the LOC109423813 gene encoding protein wech isoform X1 — its product is MTLMEARRTAMALLSNGASSMQITPQSGNSKQNSNKDGNVDFNSNDHIFFSNLFNALPRWDAAGKVNSGPVSVPQSGSGGAASFNNPAPLDRDSVNLTDDVLFSNVLGAIGTTSGCAPINNDILGAIGTHITPSTSPQTNSSNGSSHCVSSLGAVCGHCDIHAISRCLDCNDVMCEDCTHGHRKNSFTKDHCVIAIHTISPIGTTAGAQCIPEANQPHCNVHGEVLRYMCESCKKIVCQECTLWDHKDHTYIPIANMAHGATEKMQSIIESGKLGTKYIKASIDRAVTYSQAVERDAMEASARIRKAMRHFILAAEDRERTLLERVDKFRQQKLTSLSDQMAGLRAALAGLSQTSDMLTKAQDSVATMNNMDIAKTLTAGESQMEQFAAMYKNLQPKEEFITFVAPNFELLQDIRMQGDVLLVGQRSNSFSNGSNVCIQPPSGNILTRRPIVRSSTPGQRLSTSSSSSWDQIPSSKTVVLGSSPSSIGIGPIPGMPVLGQCIPGCTSHVSAKPAVGPSTTFGFDGHEDGQVSRPWGIAVDKDGHVLVADRRNNRVQVFYPDGTFKLKFGSKGTANGQFDLPAGICTDGQNRIIVVDKDNHRVQVFSANGLFLLKFGSYGKDCGQFQYPWDVAVNIKGEILVTDSRNHRIQLFNSEGQFISRFSFDGANHSRYLKGLTTPRGACFTPQGDVIISDFENHRLLLIDSTLSKVLAAKGHEGTAVHEFSRPSGICCDDDGRVIVADSKNQRVLIFSPQLEFLWAVEIRPSSNNLLTMGMDEKDRPSDVALLPDGRLVVMVETSPDARDQCSPQKTFIQIY